From the Paenibacillus tianjinensis genome, the window GCTGCCATCTGCGGATCAGTGCATACAGCATCATCACCACAAGATCGGCGAAGAACAGGTAATCAATAGATTGAATCGTCGATTCCACACTCTCTTTGACCTGAAAGACCTGATTCAATTCATAGAAGGCCAGATAGGTCGGAACCGAGCCGAAATGATTGAAATACACACTGGCTGAGAACAGCAGCAGCGATAGAATGGTGTTGAAGATCCAATAGGCAGCCGTCTTCATACGCCGCGGAAGAATAATGCTCAGAACGCCCATAATCAGCAACACCGGCGCCAGATCGGCAGCAATCCACTCCCAGGCGATCCGGTCAAAAAATAGTCCTCTCAACAGCAGCAGCTTCAGCCAGATGAGTCCGGCTACAATATAGAACTGCACCGGCAGCAGCTTGGCTTTATTCTCGTTCATCTTATCCCCTCTTACTTCTATTCCGTATTTTTCTGTAAAATAACTTCCACTTTTCTGTAAAATATCAGATTTCTCTAGTATAGCAATACTTGTTTTGTTAATCAAAAAGAGACGCCGCCCGGTATGGGTGTACGTCTCTATCCTGCCTGCTTCATTGCTTCATTAATATAGCAGCGTATTACTCTCCCGCTTCACTCTGAAGCTGTACATTACACCGTCCAGATTATAGGAGGCCTCAATGGCTGGTGCCCCCCAGCTGCTCTCAAAGGTAATGACACCCGGCCTTGGCCCGTTCTTGTCCAGCATATAATCCTCCAGCCGGATACCATACAGCTTATCGGCAATGGCAGCGGCTGCGCTCTGCAGCTCGGCGTTATCCATCTCCAGCAGCTGCTGATCAAATTCGGCTTGTCTCTTAGGATCAACTGACGGAATCACATTCAGCGAATAATCGGACACGTCCAGGACGGCATGTGTAGCATAATCCAAAGTAACAGATCTGGGAGAACCTGCAGCCGGGCCATAAATCAGAGTGATTTCATCGCCTGCGCCTTCTATGGTGGAACGGAGGATTTTAGTCAAAGCCTCTTCCCCTCCGCTTCTGAGCAGCCTGATCGCCTGTACTCCGGCTTGCTTCAATTCCTGGCTGACCTCGTTCTGGTCCACAGCGAAGTTCGCCCGTATATAAACTCCGTTCGTAAAGTTAATGTCCGCATCTTCCGCATGTACAACATTCTGAATCTCAACAGTCTTATCTGCCGTACGCCCATATACGGCGTAACGCGTTAAGCCTGTAGCCTGAAAGTCCCGCGTATAGCCAAGTTCCCGCAATTTTTGCCGGGCCTCATCGATCAGCTTGCTGCCGATTTCTTCCGGCCCATACGAAGCGCTCATGCTGAACAGAGTGACTTCCCCCGTCTCCATACTGATCTGGAAGAATGCGAAGGATTCCGACTGTTCATTTTCTCTGTAAACGAGATTTGCCTGGCCCGTATTTTCCTGCCGCAGCAGCTTTTCAAAAGGAAGCGTCTTGCCAAGCTGCTCCCGCATCAGCTGTTCCGCAATCTTTTTTAGCGCTTCATCGGTAAGCACAGGGTCACTCTCCACAGGAAGGGTGATGCCTGCCGAATTGCCTTCTTTTGCAGGTATACTGTTCAAGTACAACGCCCCTGCTCCTGCCAGCACCAGGACAACGGCAGCCGCTGCCAGCAAGCCCCGGAACCTGTATCCGGCTCTGGCTTGGCCCGGCCTGCCCTGCTGTACACGCCGGATCACCTTTTCAGCAGAGGAATCTGTAAATTTCGGCTCCTGGAACGGCCCTTTGCGTGCCTGTTCATACCACTGCGGCTCATGCTCCTCCATCACTTCATCCCCCTTAGTTTGTCCTGGACTTTATGCCGCGCACGGTGCAGCCTTGACTTGACGGTTCCCGGAGGCAGCCCGGTCAGGCCGGCGATTTCATTAACTGACAGCTCTGCCTTCAGGTCCAGTACCAGCACCTCGCGCAGCTTCTCCGGCAGCTTCATGATGATGTCCCAGATATCCCTCGTCTGTTGGTTCCCTAGATATTCCATCTCTGCGGAACGCGAAGTGCCAAGCTGCTCCACCAAGGTGCCATGCTGTCCATGATCTGCCCCTTGCCGCTCCGCGTACACAGGCGAAAGACTCTGAACCCCTCCGCCCCACAGGCCTGTGCGGAAAAAACGTGATTTCCGGTAAGAGAAAACCGTGTTGCGCGCGATCGTAAACAGCCAGGCCTTCAGGTTGGATGTTCCCTTATACGTACCAATCCGGTAAAAACATTTCACGAACACTTCCTGCGTGAGATCATCCGCCTGCCCGGCATTTTTGGTCAGATAGTAGATATAGTTCCAGATATCATTTCCGTACAGACTCATTACCTGCCGCAGCTGATCTTCATCCATGGTTTCAGCATCCTTCAGCTCATCCAGCTCCAGCTTTAGCTTCCACTCCAGCTCCAATTGCACTCACCTCACTTCATACGACCCCGTTATCAGATAAAAGGTTCCCTTTATTTTCTATTTTATGGTTTGGTAAAACTGCCACAGATTGATTGCAGGAAAAGCAACCCTTTTAACAACCTTCACACTTTCGGCTTTAAGTGTATTCCCTGCAGTTAAAACAAAGAAAGCGCCCATATATGTGGCTTTAATGGTATTCTGTACAGTTAGAATTAGGTCAAACCCCACTTTCGCTTCCTTACTGCCGATTTAATTGTACAGAGTACAGCTACATCAGTTTCAGCGCACAAACCGGCCTCTCCAGTTGTATTAAATACATTTAGAGCCAGTTAGAGCCAATATAACAGAAAAAAATGACCTCCGTATCTCCGGAGATCATTTCAAGATTACTAGATATCCTTGGCAGTAAACACACGCAGCGAAATCAGATAGGAGCTGAATAGAACCAGAACATAGCCAATTCCCGCAATAACCGGAAGCAGAATGCTGTCCGTCTTGCCTGTGCTGATCCAGCCCGACAGTCCAGGCATCCATTCTATCAGCTTAGACGCCGCGTTAAAACTTAGCATGATCAGCATGATGAAGATAAAATTGACCACCTGCGTCCCCTTCCGGCCCAGCCAGTAGTGGAGGGGAAGATAGAAGGATGCAAGCAGCGGAAAAGCGGCAAGGCACAGAGCCAGCTCTCTCCAGGCTACAGGGCCGGTTGTCCGCCCAGACAGGTTGACGATCAGGTACAGCAGCAGTGTGCATACGAAGCTGAGCAGGCCGTAAGGCAGGATTGCCAAATATTTGGCCAGCACCAGCTGCTGTCTGGGAACCGGAAGGCTGATCAGAAATTTCTGATTATTATGCTGCACATCGAGTGTGCAGGAATTGATCAGCAGAATCATGGCAGGGAACAGGGCGAACACGGTGTAGCCTTCGAAATTCGTATAGCCCATAACCAGATAATAAGGGATAAGGAGCAGCATAAACTTTTGCACTAGGATGATGTCTTTACGGATCAGATGCAGCGAATTATACACGTATATCACTTCCTTTTACGGAAAAATACATTATTTCCTCTAAGCTCGGCGTCTCGCAAATGGCCGTTTCCTTGAAATAACGCTCCCCCTCTGCCCGGTTCCCGGTCAGCCCCTCGAAGCCGTGCGCGCTCTCCCGGATACCGAGAAACAAGCGGCGGACGTCACGGTCGAGCAGTTCTTTGCCGCCTTTGACCAACAGATATTTTTCCGCCAGCGCCTCCTTCATCTCATGGAACACGATTCGTCCGTCGTTAATGAACACAATATAATCGGCAATCCGGTCCAGATCCGTTGTGTTATGCGTTGAGAAAATAATCGACTTCCGCTCATCCTGAATATGCTCCGTAAGCAAATCCAGCAGCTCTCTGCGGAACACCGGATCAAGTCCAGACGTAGGTTCGTCCATAATAAGCAGATCAGCACCATGCGACAAGGCTACCGCCAGCGAGAACTTTATTTTCATCCCCTTGGACAGATCCTTGATCTTCTTGCCTGGGGGCAGCTTGAACAGCTCCTGGTATTTCCCGTATGTATCCTCATCCCAGCGGCTATAGAAGGGGGCGATCACCTTTTTCATCTGCTTAACCGTAAGCTGCTCATAGTATATATTCTCGTCGGACACGTAGCCGATCCGGTCTTTATTCGCCGGCAGATGCTCCTTGTGGTCCAGCCCGAACAGCTGAATCTCCCCCTGGTCGGGATGAACCATGCCCATGATCATCTTGATCAGCGTCGTTTTGCCTGCCCCGTTCGGGCCGATCAGTCCGGTAATATACCCTTCCTTCACCCCCAGTGAAATATCCTGCAGCTGAAAATGACCGTAGCTCTTATACAGATGATCCAGCCTGATGCAATCACTCATTCCTGTTCCTCCTCGTATAGCAGCTTCAGCATATCTGTAAGCTCAGCATAATTGAGACCCAGCATTCTGCTCTCGTCAATGATCTCCTTCAGCTTCAGCTCCAGCATCCGCAGACGCTGCTCTTTGATAAATTCCTGATCCGCCCCGGACACAAAGGAACCCTTGCCCACGATCGAGTTGATAAGACCTTCCCGCTCCAGTTCCTCGTAAGCCCGCTTCGTCGTGATCACACTGATCTGCAGCTCCTTGGCCAGCTGGCGGATGGATGGCAGGGGCGTTCCCGATACAAGCTCCCCCTGCAGGATCAGCTGGCGGATCTGGGCCACAATCTGGGCATATATTGGCTCTCCGGAAGTACTTGATATCAATATGTTCATCCTGCGGCACCATCATCCTTACGTTAATTGTATTTAGTGTATATATTAAATATATACATTATATGAGGACGTGTCAATTCCAAAAAAATAAGGGCTGCGATAACTCGCACCCTTGATCTCTATTCAATATAAAAACGCTAAAATCCCTATTCCTCCCACCAACAAGGCGATAATAATCAGTCCACCGCCCGCAATCACCACTGATTTTCTCTTTTCCGGGTCATCGGCTGTATTCTTATAGGCACTGATAATTATTAGTGGTAACCCTATTAAACCAAGCATAGCCCAATTTCCAATGTTTTCTCTTTGCTGACTATATAAAGAATATCTTTCAAAAAATTTAACCAAACCAAGCATAATAGACATTGATGCAATTAAACTCATACCCAGAGACAGAAACAGATCATATTTGTGCCGGTTCTTTACGATATGAAAAATAAAAGGGATCGCTATTCCAATAGATACAAATAAATATACCGGCAACGGAAGACTCTCGTAAAAGCTTATTATAGTGAACACTCCCACCCCAAAAATCATATCTTTCCGATTGTGAGGTTATTCCATCTTTATGTCAACACAGAAAAAAAGCCCACACAATAGTTAGTCGTGGGCTTAATTCGTATATTTATATATTCGTATAAACAGTAATGTTTCAGCTAATCTTCGAATGAACCAGCAGGCGTTTGATCGAGCGGTTGGCCTCCTGCAGCACGGTGTCTTTATCCACGGTCTTCAGCAGTCCTTTATCCATCAGGATTTTACCATCGACAATCGTCGTTTCCACATCCGCGCGGGTGGCGGAATAGACGATGCGGGAGATCGGGTCGATATCATAGGAAGGGAAGGTGTGGAAGTTGTAGAGGTTCAAGATGGCCAGGTCGGCTTTTTTGCCGACTTCGATGCTGCCGATCTTGTCTTCCATACCCACTGCCTTGGCACCGCCGATGGTTGCCATACGGAACACGCTGCGCGCATCCATGGTCGTCGGGCCATGATGCGGTTTCTGGATGATCGCCGCCAGCCGCATTTCGTTGAACATATCCAGGTTATTGTTGCACGGTGCGCCGTCAGCTCCCAGACTGAGGTGAACGTGGTCATGCAGCATACCCGGCGTATCCGCAATACCTGAAGCCAGCTTCAGATTGGAGCCCGGACAGTGGCTGACATGCACTCCGCGGTCCCGCAAAATCCGCTTCTCCTCCGCATCCAGCCACACGCAGTGCGCCAGAATCAGGCGTTCATTCGCCAGCCCCAAGTGATCCAGATACACAACGTTGCGCATGCCGGTCATCGCCTGGACGATTTCGATTTCACCCTGGTTCTCGGAGGCGTGGGTGTGTACTTTGACGTTATACCGCGCCGACAGGTCGCGGACCTCCTTCAGCAGCGGCTCGGTGCAGGAGATGACAAAACGCGGCGAGAACGCGTACTGAATACGCCCGTTGTCATAGCCGTTCCATTTCTCCAGCAGATCCACACTCTCCTGGAGGGATGCCGCCGTATCCTCCTGCAGCGCTTCAGGAACATCGCCGCCCTTCTGATCCATCATCACCTTGCCGGAGAGGGCGCGGATGCCGCTTTTGGCTATCGCCTGAAACGCAAAATCCGTATGGTTGACCGTCTCCATATCAACAATCGTCGTCGTGCCGCTGGAGATCAGCTCTCCAATCCCCAGCATGGCGGAATAGTACAGCGAATCCTCATCATGCGCCGCCTCCAGCGGCCAGATCCGTTTACGCAGCCAGTCCATCAGCTCTAAGTCATCCCCTTTGCCGCGGAACAGCGTCTGGCAGAGATGGATGTGCGTCTGTACAAAGCCGGGAATGACTGTACGGTTCGTCGCGTCGATTACCCGTTCATCCCCCTGTGCCGTAAGGCCGCTGCCGATTTCAACAATCAGGCTGTCTTTAATCCGGATATCACCATGAAAGATTTCTTCCTGTTTATTCATCGTAATAATCTCCGCATTTTTGATCAGAATGTTCGCCATAACCCGATTCCCCCTCGTTCAATTCACAGTTTGCTTTATGCAGATAACACAAAAAGGCTACAAAAATATGCCTCAGCATATTTTCGTAGCCAGAAATTTACGGTTCCCGGTAGAGACCCTTAAACCAATTATTAAGGATATACGAAAAAAAGGATTATTCAATTGCCTTGAATAACCTCATGATAAACGAAAGACAAAATCAATGTCAATATAATTAACATTAAATATTTATATTAATGAAAAACAAAGCACTTACTCTAATGAAAACCAATATTAATGTTATATTACACTACATGAAATTTGCTTTATTCATCTTCAAAAAATCCGCCTTCAAATAAGTCCGTTTGAGGATCTGCTACTAATCCTTGCGGTGGGTCAAACTGAAGTTTTATCTTCCCAGCTGCTTTTTTGCCGACCCATTTCAGCGCACTTTTCCCTTTAGGGATTTCCAGTGTAATATTTCCTTCCTTGTCTCCAATCCAAATCGTGCTTAATTGATGATCTTCTGTTGTTTGAATCAATTTAAATTTGCCCCGGTTAATAGAACCTTCTATCTTAATTGTTATTGTTTCATTATTTTGGCTGTTTATTTTCCAAACCGTAAAAACACCTGAGAATCCGCTAAATTTAAAATCCGCCTCCTTACTGCTAATTTCACCCACCTTGTTCTCAAACGTAAAGCTGTCCCCCGATTCCAATAGACGATTCTCATTATTAAAAAGTTTCTCTTGTTTATTCACAAACACACCACATCCCCCAATCCATAAAACTGTGCACATTATAAGAACTAAATTTAGAGTACGCTTCAATAATTAGCCCCCTCGTCTAACTTTTTAACTAGTTTATGACGATATAACTCCATTTTGCATAAATGTCCTAATAATTTGGCTACTTTGTTGTTATGCTCAAAGACATCTGCCACGATGTACAACAATTTTTTTTCGCTTGCCCATTTCTCGACGCAATTATACAGTTGATGGAAATAATATAGGGATTGTGGTGAATTCCGAAAGCTTTCTTCAATGTAATAATGGAGGATATAAGCATGGTCATCTATAAAGAAATGGAAATCCTTTGCACTTCTCCATACCTCGATATAACCATAAACAGAATTTTCATTCTCAAGTATAAATATTCCACAATTCTCATTTTCTAATAACTCAGTATAGTGTTCTATTGATTCATTGACACTGTCAGGTATTTCTCCGGTATAAAACTTATCTTTTTGAAGCTGATCAGCGGATAATTTAATCCACATTAAGGCGATATCTGAAACATCCTTAAACTCAGCTCTTCTAACAATATTTTTAATTGGATCCATAACTTCACCTTCTTCTCAATAGAGTTAATTATACATACTCCATTAACATTCCATTATTAAGTATCTTCTCTGTGAATAATTTATCTTTTTCCGTTTCTACAACTTCTTGTACTTGACCATTGTGAAAGCTATAAATTTTATTCGCATCAGCAATAGTTGTTAACCGATGAGCAATTACGATCACCAAGCATTCCCTTGATATCTCTTCAATAATATCTTTGATGCGGATTTCATTATCTATATCTAAAAACGAAGTTGGTTCATCCAAAATAAAAATTTTCGGTCTCTTTAGTAGCGCTCTAGCAATAGCTAATCGTTGCATTTCTCCACCTGATAAATTCACTCTTTCAGTTATTAAAGTGTCATAAGAATCCGCTAAAGAAATGATTTTTTCATGAAGTCCAAGTTTTTTACAAACATCTGTAATTTCATCCGTTGTAGCTAGTTCGTTGCCACAATGTAGATTTTCTATTATGCTCATATTGAATAAGTTAATATCCTGAGAGACATAACTAATATTTTGGCGAAGAGTCTCCACGCCTATTCCCAACATGTCGGAGTTGTTTAAAAAGATTTCCCCCTGCTCTGGCCTATAGAAACCAAGTATTATTTTTACCAACGTACTTTTACCTGAGCCTGATTGTCCAATAAATGCGATTAAGCCTTTGCTCGGAAATTGCATATTTACACCAGATAGTGCCTTTGTTCCATCGCTATAGGAAAAACTTATATCCTTAATTGTCATTCCATCAAAAACTTCCGGAAAAGCTAAATTTACTAATGTTTCTGCCTCCATATCGAAGTACTCATAAATACGATCAAATACAGGTATCGTTTTGCGCAAACTGGTCTGGCTTCCAACTAATTCATATAAAGGCTGTACCAATAATTGGAAATATAGGCCTAATGCAACCACCTCTCCTAATGTCAATTCACCCCTCATAACACCTATACTTCCCATCCCATATATAATTCCCAATGATAAGACAACGACAACTGTGGACAGGTTGTTTAATAATGTACTTAAATATCCGATACTCTTATTATCCTTAAATGTTTTTTTTATCACTTCATTATATTTGTTAATAGTAGCTTTTTCCGCTGAAAAAGCTTTGATTGTAACAACGGAATCTGCCATTTGGTTCACAGTAGTGCAAATGGCATCCGAGTTTATTTGAGAACGTTGGGAAAGAGCAATAAAGCGTCTGCCTATTTTCCAATTCAAAAAAAGAAAACATACTACCATTAGAAGTATAATTAAAGTTATTACAGGAGATATGTAAAACATACCTCCAATTACTAAAATAATCAGTAATAGATTTTTTATTATTAAAACAAAAAAATTGGTAATAAAATCACTTGCCGCACGCCCATCCGATAGAATTCTAGAAATAATTTCTCCTTTTTTCGCCTGTTCGAAGAAAGAAATAGGTGCATAAATGACTTTTTCAAACATAGTGTTTCTTATCCCTAAGGTAATAGATTCAGAGATATGTAAAAAAATAATGTCTTTAAAATATCCAAAAACAGGTTGCATTACACAAACTAATGTAAATAAAAAAATCCCAAAGTATAATTTATGCATAGATTCAGTAGGTATAACTTCGTCGACCAAGTATTGAGAAACTAAGGGAGAAGAAAAAACAGCCAATGTATATATTAGAGTC encodes:
- a CDS encoding RNA polymerase sigma factor; translated protein: MELEWKLKLELDELKDAETMDEDQLRQVMSLYGNDIWNYIYYLTKNAGQADDLTQEVFVKCFYRIGTYKGTSNLKAWLFTIARNTVFSYRKSRFFRTGLWGGGVQSLSPVYAERQGADHGQHGTLVEQLGTSRSAEMEYLGNQQTRDIWDIIMKLPEKLREVLVLDLKAELSVNEIAGLTGLPPGTVKSRLHRARHKVQDKLRGMK
- a CDS encoding ABC-2 transporter permease, whose protein sequence is MYNSLHLIRKDIILVQKFMLLLIPYYLVMGYTNFEGYTVFALFPAMILLINSCTLDVQHNNQKFLISLPVPRQQLVLAKYLAILPYGLLSFVCTLLLYLIVNLSGRTTGPVAWRELALCLAAFPLLASFYLPLHYWLGRKGTQVVNFIFIMLIMLSFNAASKLIEWMPGLSGWISTGKTDSILLPVIAGIGYVLVLFSSYLISLRVFTAKDI
- a CDS encoding ABC transporter ATP-binding protein; this encodes MSDCIRLDHLYKSYGHFQLQDISLGVKEGYITGLIGPNGAGKTTLIKMIMGMVHPDQGEIQLFGLDHKEHLPANKDRIGYVSDENIYYEQLTVKQMKKVIAPFYSRWDEDTYGKYQELFKLPPGKKIKDLSKGMKIKFSLAVALSHGADLLIMDEPTSGLDPVFRRELLDLLTEHIQDERKSIIFSTHNTTDLDRIADYIVFINDGRIVFHEMKEALAEKYLLVKGGKELLDRDVRRLFLGIRESAHGFEGLTGNRAEGERYFKETAICETPSLEEIMYFSVKGSDIRV
- a CDS encoding GntR family transcriptional regulator, producing the protein MNILISSTSGEPIYAQIVAQIRQLILQGELVSGTPLPSIRQLAKELQISVITTKRAYEELEREGLINSIVGKGSFVSGADQEFIKEQRLRMLELKLKEIIDESRMLGLNYAELTDMLKLLYEEEQE
- a CDS encoding 5'-deoxyadenosine deaminase; the encoded protein is MANILIKNAEIITMNKQEEIFHGDIRIKDSLIVEIGSGLTAQGDERVIDATNRTVIPGFVQTHIHLCQTLFRGKGDDLELMDWLRKRIWPLEAAHDEDSLYYSAMLGIGELISSGTTTIVDMETVNHTDFAFQAIAKSGIRALSGKVMMDQKGGDVPEALQEDTAASLQESVDLLEKWNGYDNGRIQYAFSPRFVISCTEPLLKEVRDLSARYNVKVHTHASENQGEIEIVQAMTGMRNVVYLDHLGLANERLILAHCVWLDAEEKRILRDRGVHVSHCPGSNLKLASGIADTPGMLHDHVHLSLGADGAPCNNNLDMFNEMRLAAIIQKPHHGPTTMDARSVFRMATIGGAKAVGMEDKIGSIEVGKKADLAILNLYNFHTFPSYDIDPISRIVYSATRADVETTIVDGKILMDKGLLKTVDKDTVLQEANRSIKRLLVHSKIS
- a CDS encoding ABC transporter ATP-binding protein; this encodes MKIFFKRIIWLTKPYVFSQIAGFCLTLIYTLAVFSSPLVSQYLVDEVIPTESMHKLYFGIFLFTLVCVMQPVFGYFKDIIFLHISESITLGIRNTMFEKVIYAPISFFEQAKKGEIISRILSDGRAASDFITNFFVLIIKNLLLIILVIGGMFYISPVITLIILLMVVCFLFLNWKIGRRFIALSQRSQINSDAICTTVNQMADSVVTIKAFSAEKATINKYNEVIKKTFKDNKSIGYLSTLLNNLSTVVVVLSLGIIYGMGSIGVMRGELTLGEVVALGLYFQLLVQPLYELVGSQTSLRKTIPVFDRIYEYFDMEAETLVNLAFPEVFDGMTIKDISFSYSDGTKALSGVNMQFPSKGLIAFIGQSGSGKSTLVKIILGFYRPEQGEIFLNNSDMLGIGVETLRQNISYVSQDINLFNMSIIENLHCGNELATTDEITDVCKKLGLHEKIISLADSYDTLITERVNLSGGEMQRLAIARALLKRPKIFILDEPTSFLDIDNEIRIKDIIEEISRECLVIVIAHRLTTIADANKIYSFHNGQVQEVVETEKDKLFTEKILNNGMLMEYV